A single region of the Thermomicrobiales bacterium genome encodes:
- a CDS encoding sugar kinase translates to MRLSTPVGIRLESAVSLAVTIGGAESNVAVALARLGRPVAWASALPRNALGLRIAHDIAMHGVDVTPVLWSDDTRAGVYFVDTGSTPRPTRVVYDRTDSAIARINPDLIDAALVRSARALHLTGITPALSDAAAACCYKLANAARAAQVPITLDVNYRSRLWTPEAARAGLEPLLASATVLFCGMEDAATIWRITGEPADVARTFLDRSAAQVVVVTAGSRGAVAVSRDAPDAVVYQDASAVEPVDPVGAGDAFAAGFLHRWLDDRDDLAAALRSGVALASLKMTIAGDFAIVTAEELDEAIALLDGAAREIDR, encoded by the coding sequence ATGCGGCTGTCGACGCCGGTCGGTATCCGGCTGGAGTCGGCGGTCTCGCTCGCTGTGACGATCGGCGGGGCGGAGTCGAACGTCGCCGTCGCGCTGGCGCGCCTCGGTCGCCCGGTCGCCTGGGCATCTGCACTGCCACGCAACGCACTCGGGCTGCGGATCGCGCATGACATCGCGATGCACGGCGTCGATGTGACGCCGGTGCTGTGGTCCGACGATACGCGGGCCGGTGTCTATTTCGTGGATACCGGTAGCACGCCTCGTCCAACGCGCGTCGTCTACGACCGCACCGACTCAGCCATCGCACGCATCAATCCCGATTTGATCGACGCGGCGCTCGTGCGCTCAGCGCGAGCGCTGCACCTGACTGGCATCACACCGGCGCTGTCGGATGCTGCCGCGGCCTGCTGCTACAAGCTGGCAAACGCTGCCCGTGCGGCGCAGGTGCCGATCACGCTCGACGTGAACTATCGGAGTCGGCTCTGGACCCCCGAAGCGGCTCGCGCCGGGCTGGAGCCGTTGCTGGCCAGCGCGACTGTGCTGTTCTGCGGCATGGAGGACGCTGCCACCATTTGGAGGATCACTGGCGAACCAGCCGATGTCGCGCGCACGTTCCTGGACCGCTCAGCGGCGCAGGTAGTTGTCGTCACCGCTGGGTCGCGCGGCGCGGTGGCCGTGAGCCGGGATGCGCCGGATGCGGTCGTGTATCAGGACGCCTCTGCGGTCGAGCCAGTCGATCCGGTCGGGGCGGGCGATGCGTTCGCTGCCGGCTTCCTGCACCGCTGGCTGGACGACCGCGACGACCTTGCGGCGGCATTGCGCAGTGGCGTGGCACTGGCGTCGCTCAAGATGACCATCGCCGGCGACTTCGCGATCGTCACCGCCGAGGAGCTGGACGAGGCGATCGCCCTGCTCGATGGCGCAGCGCGCGAGATCGATCGCTAA
- a CDS encoding GNAT family N-acetyltransferase translates to MTISMTTTTVNDLPNVIHALRAWQLDDTPFQLHPGDIGWFWRAGADQTATALRTWRRDGELVAIGLLDGPEVLRLAIMPGATHDRELALTIAGDVSDPERGVLTQSEANVEAANGTLIRDVLIDAGWTTGESWTPLGCDLSEPVEIPEVRIAVIDAATAEEHVAIVRSAFARSTFSFEKWRTMAASPAFDDARCLAVYNSDDDMVGTVTVWSAGPGRRGLIEPLGVHPDHRGHGYGRAITLAGAIALQQLGASSITVATQSANVPAVATYKSAGMHPLGVRHDLHRPT, encoded by the coding sequence ATGACGATTTCGATGACAACGACGACCGTAAACGATCTCCCCAACGTCATCCACGCGCTGCGGGCGTGGCAGCTGGACGACACACCGTTCCAGCTGCACCCCGGCGACATCGGCTGGTTCTGGCGCGCCGGTGCCGATCAGACGGCGACAGCGCTCCGCACCTGGCGGCGCGACGGTGAGCTCGTCGCCATCGGTCTCCTCGATGGTCCGGAGGTGCTGCGGCTCGCGATCATGCCCGGTGCAACGCACGATCGCGAGCTGGCGTTGACCATCGCTGGCGACGTGTCGGACCCCGAGCGCGGCGTGCTGACCCAAAGCGAAGCGAACGTCGAAGCTGCAAATGGCACGCTCATCCGGGATGTCTTGATCGACGCCGGCTGGACGACTGGTGAATCGTGGACGCCGCTCGGCTGCGATCTCAGTGAGCCGGTCGAGATCCCCGAGGTCCGCATCGCGGTCATCGACGCCGCGACCGCCGAGGAGCATGTCGCGATCGTGCGCTCCGCATTCGCGCGCTCGACTTTCTCATTCGAGAAGTGGCGCACCATGGCGGCGAGCCCAGCGTTTGACGACGCTCGCTGCCTCGCCGTCTACAACAGCGATGATGACATGGTTGGAACGGTCACCGTCTGGTCAGCAGGTCCCGGCAGACGCGGCCTTATCGAGCCGCTAGGCGTCCACCCCGACCATCGCGGCCACGGGTATGGCCGGGCGATCACGCTCGCCGGCGCAATAGCGCTTCAGCAGCTCGGTGCATCCAGCATCACCGTCGCCACCCAGAGCGCCAACGTCCCGGCCGTGGCAACCTACAAATCCGCAGGCATGCACCCCCTCGGCGTACGCCACGATCTGCATCGGCCAACATGA
- a CDS encoding ABC transporter permease produces the protein MTGIPRRRTLAESSSAEHRSWSFSWRSLLSYLLPVLVVCALIAAWEIGVRIDNTPRWFLPKPSDVARELFHSRQLLWGHTWTTLQEMLVGLAIAFVLGIVLAVAIVASQVVERAIYPLVIASQAIPIIALAPILLVWFGYGLTPKVIVVVLTCFFPIVVATVGGLRAVDGDAIALLRSMGANRWQVMRIVRIPSALPSLLAGTRIAAAWSVIGAIVGEWVGASSGLGYLMTRSASQFQTPRLYAAVVIAACLGIGLFCLVSLIERFAMPWHAAAQRNR, from the coding sequence ATGACCGGCATCCCGCGTCGACGGACGCTGGCCGAGTCGTCATCTGCTGAGCACCGCAGCTGGTCGTTCTCGTGGCGCTCCCTTCTGAGCTACCTGCTGCCAGTGCTGGTCGTCTGCGCGCTGATCGCCGCCTGGGAGATCGGCGTGCGGATCGACAACACGCCGCGCTGGTTCCTACCGAAACCCAGTGACGTCGCCCGTGAGCTTTTCCACTCCCGCCAGCTGCTCTGGGGGCACACCTGGACGACGCTACAGGAGATGCTGGTCGGGCTGGCGATCGCGTTCGTGCTGGGCATCGTGCTGGCCGTCGCCATTGTCGCCTCGCAGGTCGTCGAGCGCGCCATCTACCCGCTCGTCATCGCCAGCCAGGCGATCCCGATCATCGCGCTCGCCCCGATCCTGCTGGTCTGGTTCGGCTACGGACTGACGCCCAAGGTCATTGTCGTCGTGCTGACCTGCTTCTTCCCGATCGTCGTCGCCACCGTCGGCGGCCTGCGCGCGGTCGATGGCGACGCTATCGCGCTGCTGCGTTCTATGGGTGCGAACCGCTGGCAGGTCATGCGCATCGTCCGCATTCCGTCGGCCCTGCCGTCGCTGCTGGCCGGCACGCGCATCGCGGCGGCATGGTCAGTCATTGGAGCGATCGTTGGCGAGTGGGTCGGCGCGTCGTCGGGCCTCGGCTACCTGATGACCCGCTCGGCGTCGCAGTTCCAGACGCCACGGCTCTACGCCGCCGTCGTCATCGCAGCCTGTCTCGGCATCGGCCTGTTCTGCCTCGTGTCGCTGATCGAGCGCTTCGCGATGCCGTGGCACGCCGCTGCGCAACGCAACCGCTAA
- a CDS encoding hemolysin family protein — protein MSSIWLEILLVLVLVLINGALSMSELAVVSARPFRLRQRAEAGNSGAEAAIELAEHPNRFLSTVQVGITLVGILAGAFGGARIAKLISPHLTDLPLVGGHSDAAAMTLVVASITYMTLVVGELVPKRLALHFPEAIASAVARPMRGLSMVGRPVIWLLSASTEGLLKILRVTPSTESEVTEEEVEHLIDQATEAGVLDADEHELLDRVLDLGDLTAGQVMTPRHEVVGIDINADPEEIRAIIGAAHFDSFPVYDGEFDKMVGLVTIRTLAASLASGLPPDLKQVEPPNYVPETTTLLRVLTQMTETGAHRLFVIDEFGSVQGLITLTDVFETIVGDLDVLAGIADPEVVARGAGSWLVDGSLDIVELRDLLDVPVVPGETEGQYHTVGGLMMAQLGRVPTAGDIWRWGVFQFEVVDMDGLRVDKVLVTTQDPETDD, from the coding sequence ATGAGCTCGATCTGGCTCGAAATCTTGCTGGTGCTGGTGCTAGTGCTGATCAATGGCGCGTTGTCCATGTCAGAGCTGGCGGTCGTTTCGGCGCGGCCATTCCGCCTGCGCCAGCGCGCCGAGGCTGGCAATAGCGGTGCCGAGGCTGCGATCGAGCTCGCCGAGCACCCCAACCGCTTCCTCTCGACGGTGCAGGTCGGCATCACGCTCGTCGGCATTCTGGCCGGTGCATTCGGCGGCGCTCGCATCGCGAAGCTGATTTCGCCGCATCTGACTGACTTGCCGCTGGTCGGCGGGCATAGCGACGCGGCGGCGATGACGCTGGTGGTCGCATCGATTACCTACATGACGCTTGTCGTCGGCGAACTGGTACCGAAGCGGCTGGCGTTGCACTTTCCGGAAGCAATCGCTTCGGCGGTTGCGCGACCGATGCGAGGTCTCTCGATGGTCGGGCGTCCGGTGATCTGGCTGCTGAGTGCCTCGACCGAAGGGCTGCTGAAGATCCTGCGGGTGACGCCGTCCACCGAATCTGAAGTGACAGAGGAAGAGGTCGAGCACCTGATTGATCAGGCGACCGAGGCTGGCGTGCTGGACGCGGACGAACACGAGCTATTGGATCGCGTGCTGGATCTCGGCGACCTGACAGCCGGGCAGGTGATGACGCCGCGGCACGAGGTCGTTGGGATCGACATCAACGCCGATCCGGAGGAGATTCGCGCAATCATCGGTGCGGCGCATTTCGACTCGTTCCCAGTCTACGATGGTGAGTTCGACAAAATGGTCGGGCTGGTGACGATCCGCACGCTGGCGGCCAGCCTGGCGAGCGGCTTGCCGCCGGATCTGAAGCAGGTCGAGCCGCCGAACTACGTCCCGGAAACGACGACGCTGCTGCGTGTGCTGACGCAGATGACGGAGACGGGGGCGCACCGGCTGTTCGTCATCGATGAGTTTGGCTCGGTGCAGGGGCTGATCACGCTCACCGATGTCTTCGAGACGATCGTTGGAGACCTCGACGTCCTGGCAGGTATCGCCGACCCAGAGGTTGTCGCGCGTGGCGCTGGGTCGTGGCTCGTCGACGGGAGCCTCGACATCGTTGAGCTTCGCGACCTGCTGGACGTTCCCGTTGTGCCGGGCGAAACTGAGGGGCAATATCACACCGTCGGTGGCCTGATGATGGCGCAACTTGGTCGGGTGCCAACGGCTGGCGATATCTGGAGATGGGGCGTCTTCCAGTTCGAGGTTGTCGACATGGATGGCCTCCGGGTCGATAAGGTGCTCGTCACGACTCAGGACCCTGAAACCGACGATTGA
- a CDS encoding ABC transporter ATP-binding protein, protein MVDDMSRAAVTLRAVSKQFGETQAIAQVSLSVDDGEILALVGPSGCGKSTVLNIIAGLVEPDSGEVLIGGLPAPNRLGTAALMPQRDALLPWRTVIENAILGPQLAGTSSKDARQRARALLPRFGLEGFGNHYPSALSGGMRQRAAFLRTILSERSMLLLDEPFGALDALTRRSMQEWLLDLWEEIRGTIVLVTHDVEEALLLADRVAVMTARPGTIKLIERVDLPRPREPGMVDLPVAIAQKARLLDALHNEVALSMGVLS, encoded by the coding sequence ATGGTCGATGACATGTCGCGCGCGGCGGTGACTCTCCGCGCTGTCAGCAAACAATTTGGCGAGACGCAGGCGATCGCACAGGTCAGCCTGTCAGTCGACGATGGCGAGATCCTCGCGCTCGTCGGCCCGTCCGGCTGCGGCAAGAGCACCGTCCTCAACATCATCGCCGGACTCGTCGAGCCGGACAGCGGCGAGGTGCTGATCGGCGGTCTGCCAGCACCGAATCGCCTCGGCACCGCCGCGCTCATGCCGCAGCGCGACGCTCTGCTGCCCTGGCGGACGGTCATCGAGAACGCCATCCTCGGACCCCAGCTGGCCGGTACAAGCAGCAAGGACGCCCGCCAACGAGCGCGCGCACTCCTGCCGCGCTTCGGCCTGGAGGGCTTCGGCAATCACTACCCGTCGGCGCTCTCGGGCGGCATGCGCCAGCGCGCCGCCTTCCTGCGCACGATCTTATCGGAGCGCTCGATGCTGCTACTCGACGAGCCGTTCGGAGCGCTCGATGCCCTCACCCGCCGCTCGATGCAGGAGTGGCTGCTCGACCTGTGGGAGGAGATTCGCGGCACGATCGTGCTGGTCACGCACGACGTCGAGGAGGCACTGCTGCTGGCCGACCGCGTCGCCGTCATGACCGCCCGGCCCGGCACGATCAAGCTCATCGAGCGCGTCGATCTGCCGCGCCCACGCGAGCCGGGCATGGTCGATCTGCCGGTCGCCATCGCCCAGAAAGCCCGCCTGCTCGACGCGCTGCACAACGAGGTCGCGCTATCGATGGGAGTGCTGTCATGA
- a CDS encoding S8 family serine peptidase, which yields MRRYAPGLIRRSQLALVAVLVAGVFLSLVSPSSASAADLSFPSSDLVIQLRSPQDAAALDGARSVRALDASGTVVVADYASAADAAAATRRLRANSGVLNTAPNVKRYLSWEPSDPDYAQQSEWLQQIRAPQAWDITTGDANDPDRTDPVIVAVIDSGVSPTQPDLVNRLVEGYNAIDGSSNTADMDGHGTHVAGLIAAQGGNDYGTAGVAMDVRIMPIRVVSDDGSIDVALEIAGIYWAVDNGADVINLSLGSDEYVQAERDAVRYARDNGVVVVAAGGNSVSVISYPANYSEAIAVGVVAPDGNPANFTSRVSRIDIAAPGVSLFSPGWDALYGDYWADVFYSNNKPVSGTSFSSAIVSGAAALIKAVQPGIGAEDVRTILTSTASDSGDPGPQAGTGAGLLDLEAALRAAVYGEIQSTWDRTDSVVANGEATRTWLWGDQPQTSEYEAYSDTQHGSRLVYYFDKSRMEITDPLSDRSNPWYVTNGLLVKELISGQMQIGDAAFQPYSPAQVGVAGDPDDDLGPTYASFANLLNGAAAETGTVVDATLARDGTTGIDERYAEYGVVAGPWIDTTSHSVAGVFWDYLNSSGLIATPDGTQEGLLFDPWFYATGYPITEAFWSQVKLKGVYTDVLVQCFERRCLTYTPSNDAEWRVEMGNVGQHYYQWRYGTPLVEAGDASRHTASTGESTFDTALIRRLLRVFD from the coding sequence GTGCGACGCTACGCGCCGGGATTGATCCGGCGATCGCAGCTGGCACTAGTGGCCGTCCTTGTCGCTGGTGTATTCCTTTCGCTTGTTTCGCCGTCATCGGCGTCTGCCGCGGATTTGTCATTCCCATCTTCCGATCTCGTCATCCAGCTTCGCTCGCCACAGGATGCGGCGGCGCTCGACGGTGCGCGTTCGGTGCGTGCGCTCGATGCGAGCGGCACAGTTGTCGTTGCTGACTACGCCAGTGCGGCGGACGCGGCGGCTGCGACGCGCCGACTGCGAGCGAATTCGGGCGTGCTGAACACCGCGCCGAACGTCAAGCGCTATCTATCGTGGGAGCCGAGCGACCCCGATTACGCGCAGCAGAGCGAGTGGCTGCAGCAGATTCGCGCGCCGCAGGCGTGGGACATCACCACCGGTGATGCGAACGACCCGGATCGCACCGATCCCGTCATCGTCGCTGTGATCGATAGCGGCGTCAGTCCGACACAACCCGATCTCGTCAACCGGCTGGTCGAGGGCTACAACGCTATCGATGGCTCCAGCAACACGGCTGATATGGATGGCCACGGGACACATGTGGCCGGTCTGATTGCTGCTCAGGGTGGCAACGACTACGGCACGGCCGGCGTCGCGATGGACGTGCGGATCATGCCGATCCGCGTCGTATCCGACGACGGGTCGATTGATGTTGCCCTGGAAATCGCCGGGATCTACTGGGCGGTCGACAATGGTGCCGACGTGATCAACCTGAGCCTCGGCTCGGATGAGTACGTCCAGGCCGAGCGCGACGCCGTGCGCTACGCGCGCGACAACGGCGTTGTCGTCGTTGCGGCGGGTGGCAACAGCGTCAGCGTCATCAGCTATCCGGCCAACTACAGTGAAGCGATCGCGGTTGGTGTCGTTGCTCCGGATGGCAACCCGGCCAACTTCACCTCGCGCGTCTCGCGGATCGACATCGCCGCTCCGGGCGTCTCGCTCTTCTCACCGGGGTGGGATGCGCTGTATGGTGACTACTGGGCCGATGTGTTCTATTCGAACAACAAGCCGGTCTCTGGCACGTCGTTCTCGTCGGCGATCGTCTCGGGCGCTGCTGCGTTGATCAAGGCGGTCCAGCCGGGGATCGGTGCTGAAGACGTGCGCACGATCCTGACGAGCACGGCCAGCGACAGTGGCGATCCGGGGCCGCAGGCAGGTACTGGCGCTGGTCTGCTGGACCTGGAAGCTGCCCTGCGCGCCGCGGTCTACGGCGAGATTCAGTCGACCTGGGATCGTACCGACAGCGTCGTCGCCAACGGCGAAGCGACCCGTACCTGGCTGTGGGGAGATCAGCCGCAGACGTCCGAGTACGAGGCGTACAGTGACACACAGCACGGCAGCCGCCTCGTCTATTACTTCGACAAGAGCCGCATGGAGATCACCGATCCGCTGTCCGACCGCTCGAACCCCTGGTACGTCACCAACGGTCTGCTGGTGAAGGAGCTCATCTCCGGCCAGATGCAGATCGGTGACGCGGCGTTCCAGCCGTATTCACCGGCGCAGGTTGGCGTGGCCGGTGACCCGGACGACGACCTCGGCCCAACCTACGCGTCATTCGCGAACCTGCTCAATGGTGCGGCTGCCGAAACCGGCACGGTCGTTGACGCCACGCTGGCGCGCGACGGCACGACTGGAATCGATGAGCGCTATGCGGAATACGGCGTCGTCGCCGGCCCGTGGATCGACACGACGTCGCACTCCGTCGCTGGTGTTTTCTGGGACTACCTCAACAGCAGCGGGCTGATTGCAACGCCGGATGGCACGCAGGAGGGCTTGCTGTTCGATCCGTGGTTCTACGCGACCGGCTATCCGATCACCGAGGCCTTCTGGTCGCAGGTGAAGCTCAAGGGCGTCTACACCGACGTTCTCGTTCAGTGCTTTGAGCGTCGCTGCCTGACTTATACGCCGTCGAACGATGCCGAATGGCGGGTGGAGATGGGCAATGTCGGCCAGCACTACTATCAGTGGCGCTACGGCACACCGCTGGTTGAGGCCGGGGACGCGTCGCGACACACCGCCTCGACCGGCGAGAGCACATTCGACACCGCGTTGATCCGCCGACTGCTGCGTGTCTTCGACTAG
- a CDS encoding ABC transporter substrate-binding protein, protein MQRTRWVSILLVLALVGALAAACGSDDETPTSTTAAASSPEATTDAGQSATPTTTDKVSIALDWYPWSNHTGLYMAQATGAFADQGIEANIYVPADPTTALQLVAAGQDDFTVSYQTDVLLAREQGLDVVSVAALVQHPLNSIMTLQSSGITEPSQLKGKTIGMTGVPSDDALLATVLDSAGLTIDDVETVTVGFDLMPALLGKRVDAIIGAYYVHEAILAEQQGQPVNTIDVVDYGVPDYYELVLVTSGEMIRDHADVVQRTITAIVAGYQAATDDPERAVDELVKAYPETDAEVERKGIELIIPLWTADGSVAFGTQTEERWVDFAAWMRDHDILTTDIDATEAMTNEFIEHAHAGH, encoded by the coding sequence ATGCAACGAACTCGGTGGGTTTCGATCCTGTTGGTGCTCGCGCTGGTCGGCGCGCTGGCCGCTGCCTGCGGTAGCGACGACGAAACGCCAACCTCTACGACTGCCGCAGCGTCGTCACCGGAAGCGACGACCGACGCCGGCCAATCCGCCACCCCGACGACGACCGACAAGGTCAGCATCGCACTCGACTGGTACCCGTGGTCGAACCACACCGGCCTCTACATGGCGCAGGCCACCGGCGCGTTCGCCGATCAGGGCATCGAAGCGAACATCTACGTCCCGGCTGACCCAACCACCGCGCTCCAGCTCGTCGCTGCCGGGCAGGACGACTTCACCGTCTCCTACCAGACCGACGTGCTGCTGGCCCGTGAACAGGGGCTGGACGTCGTCTCCGTCGCCGCGCTCGTCCAGCACCCGCTCAACTCGATCATGACGCTGCAATCCTCCGGCATCACCGAACCGTCGCAGCTGAAGGGCAAGACGATCGGCATGACCGGCGTGCCCAGCGATGACGCGCTGCTGGCCACCGTGCTCGACTCCGCCGGCCTGACCATCGACGACGTTGAGACGGTGACGGTCGGCTTCGACCTGATGCCTGCCCTGCTCGGCAAGCGCGTCGATGCCATCATCGGTGCCTACTACGTCCACGAAGCGATCCTCGCTGAGCAGCAAGGCCAGCCGGTCAACACGATCGACGTGGTGGATTACGGCGTGCCGGACTACTACGAGCTGGTGCTGGTCACCAGCGGCGAGATGATCCGCGACCATGCCGACGTCGTCCAGCGCACCATCACGGCAATCGTCGCTGGCTATCAGGCCGCAACCGATGATCCAGAGCGCGCCGTCGACGAGCTGGTCAAGGCCTATCCCGAGACGGACGCTGAGGTCGAGCGCAAGGGCATCGAGCTGATCATCCCGCTCTGGACTGCCGATGGCTCCGTCGCATTCGGCACGCAGACCGAAGAGCGCTGGGTCGATTTCGCCGCCTGGATGCGCGATCACGATATCCTGACGACCGACATCGACGCGACCGAAGCGATGACCAACGAGTTCATCGAGCACGCTCACGCCGGTCACTAG
- a CDS encoding J domain-containing protein translates to MPAARPRFDPTVNYYQILDVAYGATSDEIVRAYRQLMRMTHPDRFQDPRQRAKAEERTKLINVAYGVLSKPEIRREYDEQMRSTVVADTIMQRYTSMRPGQSGLAHASPKPPAPHVVRERRRAYNSAVRQILSAAAAFALLVLAFVLVIFVLPMLIGGFIA, encoded by the coding sequence GTGCCGGCGGCACGACCGCGATTTGACCCCACGGTCAATTACTATCAGATCCTCGATGTCGCCTATGGCGCGACTTCGGATGAGATCGTGCGCGCCTATCGGCAGCTCATGCGCATGACCCACCCCGATCGGTTTCAGGATCCCCGCCAGCGGGCCAAGGCCGAAGAGCGCACCAAGCTCATCAACGTGGCGTACGGTGTCCTGTCGAAGCCGGAGATCCGCCGCGAATACGATGAGCAGATGCGATCGACCGTCGTGGCCGACACGATCATGCAGCGCTACACGTCGATGCGACCGGGGCAGAGCGGCCTGGCGCATGCCTCGCCGAAGCCACCGGCCCCGCACGTCGTGCGCGAGCGTCGCCGCGCCTACAACTCTGCCGTGCGCCAGATCCTTTCGGCGGCTGCGGCGTTTGCCCTGCTGGTCCTCGCGTTCGTGCTGGTCATCTTTGTGCTGCCAATGCTTATCGGCGGCTTCATCGCCTGA
- a CDS encoding FAD-binding oxidoreductase: MPGAADVVVIGGGVAGCATAYQLAKRGLSVVLFEMRGICSGASGRNGGLTGGQTLVPTDTGRAVHALSQANLRLLRDELPSELGEDFDLRVDGLLDIATTDDQWAHIQHAQAVAASDEVVLLHRDDLRELMPVIGPEVRGASLNRMGGHLWPFALVHGLARGARQHGARVMPWTPVEQVEIIGGRVRGVQTAAGSVATDCVVVATNAWTPKVVPDLPQGAIVPARGQILVTQPVGPVLPLPFGLNYEKEYGRQTVTGQLLCGGYRRLDLDEGLGHYEERVTPDVINGIAGCLAGLAPTVSQVRIVRTWAGIMGFTADGLPLIGRHAAADGLHIIAGFNGGGFSFAVAGGAALAQMIAGEAVPFGLQPFDPNRFSGPTVSWNNPFTAGEKSNPRSFDESGAIRREAAADC; encoded by the coding sequence TTGCCAGGCGCCGCAGATGTCGTCGTGATCGGCGGGGGCGTTGCAGGATGTGCGACTGCCTACCAACTGGCGAAACGCGGGCTCTCGGTGGTGCTCTTCGAGATGCGCGGCATCTGCTCGGGTGCGTCGGGCCGCAACGGCGGGTTGACCGGCGGCCAGACGCTCGTGCCGACCGACACCGGGCGGGCGGTGCACGCGTTGTCGCAGGCCAACCTCCGTCTGCTGCGCGACGAGCTGCCGTCCGAGCTGGGCGAAGATTTCGATCTGCGCGTCGATGGCCTGCTCGACATCGCGACGACCGACGACCAGTGGGCGCACATTCAGCACGCGCAGGCTGTGGCGGCGAGTGATGAAGTCGTGCTGCTACATCGCGACGACCTGCGCGAGCTGATGCCGGTCATCGGCCCCGAGGTACGCGGTGCGTCGCTGAACCGCATGGGCGGTCACCTCTGGCCGTTCGCGCTGGTGCACGGGCTGGCTCGCGGAGCGCGCCAGCACGGCGCTCGGGTGATGCCGTGGACGCCAGTTGAGCAGGTGGAGATCATTGGGGGTCGCGTGCGCGGCGTACAGACGGCGGCAGGGTCGGTCGCGACCGACTGTGTCGTTGTTGCGACGAACGCCTGGACGCCGAAAGTTGTGCCGGACCTGCCGCAGGGCGCGATCGTTCCGGCACGTGGGCAGATTTTGGTGACGCAACCGGTCGGGCCGGTGCTGCCGCTGCCGTTCGGCCTGAACTACGAGAAGGAGTACGGCCGCCAGACTGTCACCGGCCAGCTACTCTGCGGCGGCTATCGCCGACTCGATCTCGACGAGGGGCTCGGGCACTACGAAGAGCGAGTGACGCCCGACGTGATCAACGGCATTGCAGGTTGCCTGGCCGGGTTGGCTCCAACGGTCAGTCAGGTGCGGATTGTGCGCACCTGGGCCGGCATCATGGGCTTCACCGCCGATGGCCTGCCGCTGATTGGTCGACATGCTGCCGCCGATGGGCTGCACATCATCGCAGGATTCAACGGCGGTGGATTCTCGTTTGCCGTGGCCGGCGGCGCAGCGCTTGCGCAAATGATTGCCGGGGAAGCCGTGCCATTTGGCCTGCAGCCGTTCGATCCGAATCGCTTCAGCGGACCGACCGTAAGCTGGAACAATCCATTTACCGCAGGTGAGAAGAGCAACCCCCGCAGCTTTGATGAATCGGGCGCGATTCGTCGAGAGGCGGCTGCCGATTGCTGA
- a CDS encoding Lrp/AsnC family transcriptional regulator → MDRRRAPKRRANEAAEAPTRTRSIVQLDDLDRQIISLLREDGRRSNREVARRLGVPEATVRYRVRRLTDSGVLKIAASVDPEHLGYALTSVISVSVEPRRFVEASNTIAAMPQVMWLAITTGASDLVLTASFHNQEEMFTFVADELAHVPGISRIETSVCMRVVKKSHEWATDLTSNVADSDGDAGLAGVEPREAASA, encoded by the coding sequence TTGGATCGACGGCGCGCGCCGAAGCGCCGCGCAAACGAAGCAGCCGAAGCGCCGACGCGCACGCGCTCAATCGTGCAACTTGATGACCTTGATCGCCAGATCATATCCCTGTTGCGCGAGGATGGTCGCCGATCGAACCGTGAGGTAGCCAGACGGCTCGGCGTCCCCGAAGCGACGGTGCGGTATCGAGTGCGTCGCCTGACTGATAGCGGCGTGCTGAAGATCGCCGCGTCGGTTGATCCTGAGCATCTGGGCTACGCACTGACGTCGGTCATCTCCGTGTCAGTCGAGCCGCGCCGCTTCGTTGAAGCCTCGAACACCATCGCCGCGATGCCGCAGGTGATGTGGCTGGCGATCACCACCGGGGCGAGCGACCTCGTCCTGACCGCCTCGTTCCACAATCAGGAGGAGATGTTCACGTTCGTCGCCGACGAGCTGGCGCACGTACCGGGCATCTCGCGGATCGAGACGTCCGTGTGCATGCGCGTGGTGAAAAAATCACATGAATGGGCCACGGACCTCACGTCCAATGTTGCCGACAGCGACGGTGACGCAGGTCTGGCTGGCGTGGAACCGCGAGAGGCGGCGTCCGCCTGA